One genomic region from Candidatus Borkfalkia ceftriaxoniphila encodes:
- a CDS encoding helix-turn-helix transcriptional regulator, whose protein sequence is MPFKDIIKGLRTENNLSQLQLAKNLNLERYIVSNWEQGRNEPSIEDLIMLSKYFGVTIDYLAGLETIGDFNRRNDFQHQENRQPLRLPTNDLNLTDEETEMIKRYRILHPEMQKFFYDSILRLTKPRTLDNI, encoded by the coding sequence ATGCCATTTAAAGACATCATAAAAGGTTTAAGAACTGAAAATAATTTATCTCAGTTACAATTAGCAAAAAATTTAAACTTAGAACGATATATCGTTAGCAACTGGGAACAAGGCAGAAATGAGCCAAGTATCGAGGATCTCATTATGCTTTCCAAATATTTCGGAGTTACAATAGATTATCTCGCTGGATTAGAAACAATAGGCGATTTTAATCGAAGAAATGATTTTCAGCATCAAGAAAACCGGCAGCCACTTAGACTGCCGACCAATGATCTGAATTTGACCGATGAGGAGACGGAGATGATCAAGCGCTATCGAATACTCCATCCCGAAATGCAAAAGTTTTTCTATGATTCGATTTTGCGACTCACGAAACCGAGAACATTAGATAACATATAA
- a CDS encoding tyrosine-type recombinase/integrase produces the protein MMTKKYDIFEFDVQKLTQTVLTLKQTAFEFHQSMNGLLGGILDIVRDIYDAAEEKQRAQKLEPFPSLPKLEISSNNNNIKISDVFSEKELNDMPFLKDGKPRKRDDGVWEIRYRRNGYNESFSSKNLNIAKEKFKRFIFDLKKQPRQGSKKNFAEIAEIYLYKVKKPLLHEDSFKNNLVTYRNHILNHFGGKPIDKITPLDIQNVVNDLYEQGKTRTIEEVSTLLRGIFSFAISNKYLKESPLSAVLIPKHQRESGLALTKQEELELVEKLRNHSFEKIYLFMLYSGVRRTEALHLKWKDIDLKNNTVTCYCAKVKNLKKGQIVTRKFPIFPKLRMLLLTMDCGAPESFLFEFAESSVTNTIKKFLPKHKAHDLRHTFVTRARECGIERDLVSLWVGHSLGNNVTASVYTHFSEEYQQAEALKLNY, from the coding sequence ATGATGACTAAAAAGTACGATATTTTTGAATTTGATGTACAAAAGTTGACTCAAACCGTTCTGACATTAAAACAAACGGCTTTCGAATTCCATCAATCCATGAACGGCTTATTAGGCGGCATTTTAGATATTGTTCGAGATATTTATGATGCAGCCGAAGAAAAACAAAGAGCACAAAAATTGGAACCATTTCCGTCTCTACCCAAATTAGAGATAAGCTCAAATAACAACAATATTAAAATCAGCGACGTTTTTTCAGAAAAGGAGTTAAACGATATGCCTTTTTTAAAAGACGGAAAACCGCGCAAACGCGATGATGGAGTTTGGGAGATCCGATATCGTCGCAATGGTTACAATGAATCTTTTTCCTCAAAAAACTTAAATATCGCAAAAGAGAAATTTAAAAGATTTATTTTTGACTTAAAAAAACAACCCCGACAAGGTTCAAAAAAGAACTTTGCCGAGATTGCTGAAATTTATTTATATAAAGTGAAAAAGCCGCTTTTGCATGAAGATAGTTTTAAAAACAACCTGGTTACATATCGCAACCATATCTTAAATCATTTCGGCGGTAAACCGATCGATAAAATTACACCGCTCGATATTCAAAACGTAGTCAACGATTTGTATGAACAGGGTAAGACCCGCACTATCGAAGAAGTATCTACACTCCTGCGCGGCATATTTTCTTTTGCTATTTCCAATAAGTACTTAAAAGAAAGCCCCCTTTCCGCAGTTCTTATCCCTAAGCATCAAAGGGAGTCCGGTTTGGCGTTGACTAAACAAGAAGAATTAGAGTTGGTTGAAAAACTGCGAAACCACAGTTTTGAAAAAATTTATTTGTTTATGCTTTATTCTGGTGTAAGAAGAACCGAAGCGCTTCATTTGAAATGGAAAGATATCGACTTAAAAAACAACACGGTTACTTGCTACTGCGCTAAGGTTAAAAACTTAAAAAAGGGCCAAATCGTTACTCGAAAATTTCCTATTTTCCCAAAATTGAGAATGCTTTTATTGACTATGGACTGCGGTGCACCCGAAAGTTTCCTGTTCGAATTCGCCGAAAGTTCCGTAACGAATACGATTAAAAAATTTCTTCCAAAGCATAAAGCCCACGATCTGCGCCATACTTTTGTCACGCGTGCGCGCGAGTGCGGAATCGAGCGCGATCTGGTCAGTTTATGGGTTGGGCACAGTTTGGGAAACAACGTCACCGCAAGCGTCTATACCCACTTTTCAGAAGAGTACCAACAAGCGGAAGCCCTCAAACTCAACTATTGA
- a CDS encoding Type 1 glutamine amidotransferase-like domain-containing protein, which produces MDKTIIAIGGGELKTKTTLKIDGYIADLAKSRAKAERAYGLFIPTASHDSMPYFNSFRKTYTSVFDIKADVALTVYNEMSLDKIREKFKKADFIYVGGGDTVFMLEHWKKSGMLELIEEAYESGTVVCGLSAGAICWFDNIYTDSASVVGGQPYAMHKGLGWIKENISPHYNLRVLDFDKILLYNNIAAIGLEDNSAIEITNGKIQKSISAGGNAYRIRVENGALVKTIIE; this is translated from the coding sequence ATGGATAAGACGATCATCGCAATCGGTGGCGGCGAACTAAAAACAAAGACCACCTTGAAGATCGACGGATATATCGCCGATCTCGCCAAATCGCGCGCGAAAGCGGAGCGCGCCTACGGGCTGTTCATTCCCACGGCGAGCCACGATTCCATGCCGTATTTCAATAGTTTCCGTAAAACCTATACGTCCGTTTTCGATATCAAGGCGGACGTGGCGCTGACCGTTTACAATGAAATGAGTTTAGATAAGATTCGTGAAAAATTCAAAAAAGCGGATTTCATTTACGTTGGCGGGGGTGATACGGTGTTCATGCTTGAACACTGGAAAAAGAGCGGAATGCTGGAACTCATAGAAGAGGCATACGAAAGCGGTACGGTCGTGTGCGGATTGTCCGCCGGGGCGATCTGTTGGTTCGACAATATCTACACCGACTCTGCAAGTGTCGTCGGCGGACAGCCTTATGCGATGCACAAAGGGTTGGGTTGGATCAAAGAAAATATTTCTCCGCATTATAACCTCAGAGTGCTTGACTTTGATAAAATTTTGCTATATAATAATATAGCTGCGATCGGGTTGGAGGACAACAGCGCGATCGAAATAACCAACGGTAAAATCCAAAAAAGTATTTCCGCAGGCGGAAACGCATATCGGATTCGTGTTGAAAACGGCGCCTTGGTTAAAACAATAATCGAATAA
- a CDS encoding mechanosensitive ion channel family protein, which produces MNEIWETIKNFFINFFQNGALTIVRCIAFFILGLIILKIVRSIVVRTTMKSRLDKSAATFIISIVTVVLYIALVIVVVSALGFSTAGIIAAFSAIALAVALALQDSLASLANGIIIIFTKPFKKGDYVEINGKDGLVQDIRLFNTKIVTYNNEEILLPNNQILGSTLINYSTMSLRRVVIEVPIPYSAELSEVKEILLSTLNSHQDVVKTPAPAVVLDGYGDSALKFKARAWTPNEKYWDTRASLFEMIFNNLREKGIEIPFNQLDVHLQRDEEKEANAQ; this is translated from the coding sequence ATGAACGAGATTTGGGAAACGATCAAAAATTTCTTTATCAACTTTTTCCAGAACGGCGCTTTGACGATCGTGCGCTGTATTGCGTTTTTCATTTTAGGGCTGATCATTCTGAAGATCGTGCGCAGCATCGTGGTGCGTACGACTATGAAGAGCCGATTGGACAAGTCTGCCGCCACTTTCATCATTTCCATCGTGACGGTCGTCTTATATATCGCGCTCGTGATCGTCGTCGTCAGTGCGCTCGGCTTTTCTACCGCGGGCATCATCGCTGCGTTTTCCGCGATCGCGCTCGCCGTCGCACTCGCTTTGCAGGACAGCCTGGCAAGCCTTGCGAACGGCATTATCATTATATTTACCAAACCCTTTAAAAAAGGCGATTACGTAGAGATCAACGGCAAAGACGGACTTGTGCAGGATATCAGGTTGTTCAATACAAAGATCGTTACTTATAATAATGAAGAAATTCTTCTTCCGAATAATCAGATCCTGGGATCGACGCTCATCAATTATAGCACGATGTCGCTGCGCCGCGTGGTCATCGAAGTTCCCATTCCGTACAGCGCGGAACTTTCCGAGGTCAAAGAAATTTTGCTTTCGACGTTGAACTCTCATCAGGACGTCGTCAAGACGCCCGCGCCCGCGGTCGTTCTCGACGGGTACGGGGACAGCGCCCTCAAGTTCAAGGCGCGAGCCTGGACGCCCAACGAAAAATATTGGGATACGCGCGCATCTCTGTTCGAAATGATTTTTAATAACCTTCGAGAAAAGGGAATCGAGATACCGTTCAATCAACTCGACGTACACCTGCAAAGAGATGAGGAAAAGGAGGCGAACGCGCAATGA
- a CDS encoding amidohydrolase: MKYRFFNANVMISPEQNIFKGELCTDGADIVYVGKKKNEGFIADREIDCNGNLLMSGFCNAHSHAAMSLFRGIADDLPLEKWLFDRIFPMEDHLTEDDVYWGTLLQIAEFVRNGITCFADMYFYPDTIYEAAKKSNLAVALCGGINGESNEKDLRFIRDHVDLYSTMSDRVRYIIGLHAEYTCEENLISDVSDIAAEYGSKTYIHLSETLKEVGDCTVRHNRLTPPQYLHKLGFFENGGLAAHCTYCDKDDLALLKQCGVVPVVNAASNLKLASGVAPVYSMLRSGMKVALGTDGSASNNATSMFREMYLFSCLQKEAMKDASAVSAEEALTAATVNGYEALGFRGGVLKTGNFADIILIDLAAPNMRPLSDVKKNLVYSADSSNVLMTVAGGKIVYENGKYDIGEEISTIYREAEHRRDRLLHEAGFKE; the protein is encoded by the coding sequence ATGAAGTACAGATTTTTTAATGCAAACGTCATGATCTCTCCCGAACAAAACATTTTCAAGGGGGAATTATGTACGGACGGGGCCGATATCGTCTATGTCGGCAAAAAGAAAAACGAAGGTTTTATTGCCGATCGCGAAATAGACTGTAACGGAAATCTTTTGATGAGCGGTTTTTGCAACGCGCATTCGCACGCGGCAATGAGTTTGTTTCGCGGCATAGCGGACGATCTGCCTTTGGAAAAATGGCTGTTCGACCGCATATTTCCCATGGAAGACCATCTGACGGAAGATGACGTTTATTGGGGAACTTTGCTACAGATCGCGGAATTTGTGAGAAACGGAATCACTTGTTTTGCCGATATGTATTTCTATCCCGATACGATTTATGAAGCGGCAAAAAAATCCAATCTGGCAGTCGCTTTATGCGGCGGCATAAACGGCGAATCCAATGAAAAAGATCTGCGGTTTATACGGGATCACGTGGATTTGTATAGTACTATGTCTGACAGAGTCCGCTATATTATAGGCCTTCACGCCGAATATACCTGCGAAGAAAATTTGATCTCGGACGTATCGGATATTGCGGCTGAATACGGTTCGAAAACGTATATTCATCTTTCCGAAACGCTCAAAGAAGTGGGCGACTGTACGGTGCGTCACAATCGTCTGACCCCGCCGCAATATCTTCATAAATTGGGCTTTTTCGAAAACGGAGGGCTTGCCGCGCATTGTACCTATTGCGATAAGGACGATCTCGCGCTTTTAAAGCAATGCGGCGTCGTGCCCGTCGTCAATGCGGCAAGCAATTTAAAACTTGCCTCGGGCGTTGCGCCCGTCTATTCCATGCTCAGATCGGGCATGAAAGTGGCGCTCGGGACGGACGGCTCCGCGAGCAACAACGCGACTTCGATGTTCCGTGAAATGTACTTGTTTTCCTGCCTGCAAAAAGAAGCAATGAAGGACGCTTCGGCAGTCAGCGCGGAGGAAGCGCTGACCGCCGCGACCGTGAACGGCTATGAGGCGCTCGGATTTCGCGGCGGAGTTTTAAAAACAGGTAATTTTGCCGATATTATACTTATCGATCTAGCCGCGCCCAATATGCGGCCACTTTCCGACGTAAAAAAGAATCTCGTATACAGTGCGGATTCTTCCAACGTTCTCATGACCGTCGCGGGCGGGAAAATCGTTTACGAAAACGGAAAGTACGATATCGGGGAAGAAATTTCGACCATTTACCGCGAAGCGGAACACCGCCGAGACAGGTTATTGCATGAAGCGGGATTTAAGGAGTAA
- the upp gene encoding uracil phosphoribosyltransferase encodes MSKVYLMEHPLVRHKVTMLRDKNTSTKDFRELAEEISLLMAYEVTRDLPLEDVEVETPICKTTAKVVSGRSLGIIPILRAGLGMVNGMLKLVPNAKVGHIGLYRDPQTLKPVEYYCKLPADATERTLIVVDPMLATGGSAAAAIGFLKDRGCKNIKFCCLIAAPQGLNALQAAHPDVDIFVAAMDEKLNDHAYIVPGLGDAGDRLFGTK; translated from the coding sequence ATGTCCAAGGTTTACTTAATGGAGCACCCGCTCGTGCGGCATAAAGTCACGATGCTGCGCGATAAAAACACGAGCACGAAAGATTTCAGGGAACTGGCGGAGGAAATTTCTCTTTTGATGGCGTATGAGGTCACGAGGGACCTTCCGTTGGAAGACGTGGAAGTGGAAACGCCGATCTGTAAAACGACGGCAAAAGTAGTATCAGGGCGCAGTCTCGGCATCATTCCCATTCTCCGCGCGGGGTTGGGTATGGTGAACGGCATGCTGAAACTCGTGCCGAACGCGAAAGTCGGGCATATCGGGCTGTACCGCGATCCGCAGACTTTAAAACCCGTGGAATATTATTGCAAACTCCCCGCAGATGCGACCGAGCGGACATTGATCGTCGTCGATCCTATGCTCGCGACGGGCGGCAGCGCTGCCGCAGCCATCGGTTTTTTGAAGGACAGGGGCTGTAAAAATATTAAATTCTGCTGTCTGATCGCGGCGCCGCAGGGGCTGAACGCTTTACAGGCGGCGCATCCCGACGTGGATATCTTCGTGGCGGCGATGGATGAAAAACTCAACGATCACGCGTACATTGTGCCCGGGTTGGGCGATGCGGGCGACCGACTGTTCGGAACCAAATAA
- the rpiB gene encoding ribose 5-phosphate isomerase B — MKIAIACDHGGLDLKRTAVDYLHTHGYEVVDFGTNEACSCDYPDFALPAAEAVANGTCDRGVVICGTGIGVSIAANKVKGIRCAHCHDTYSAKYTRLHNDANMLAFGQRVIGEGLMLEILETFLTTGFEGGRHQKRIDKITAIENKYFK; from the coding sequence ATGAAAATAGCGATAGCGTGCGACCACGGCGGTCTGGACTTAAAGAGGACGGCAGTCGATTATCTGCATACGCACGGATATGAAGTCGTCGATTTCGGTACGAACGAGGCGTGTTCCTGCGATTATCCCGATTTCGCGCTTCCCGCGGCGGAAGCCGTTGCAAACGGAACGTGCGATCGCGGCGTAGTGATCTGCGGTACGGGCATCGGCGTTTCGATTGCGGCGAATAAGGTCAAGGGAATACGCTGTGCGCACTGCCACGATACCTATTCCGCAAAATATACGAGACTGCACAACGACGCGAATATGCTCGCGTTCGGCCAGCGCGTGATCGGCGAAGGGTTGATGCTGGAAATTCTGGAAACCTTTTTGACCACCGGTTTCGAAGGCGGCCGCCATCAGAAACGTATCGATAAGATCACGGCGATCGAAAATAAATATTTCAAATAG
- a CDS encoding arsenate reductase/protein-tyrosine-phosphatase family protein: MKRRKVLFICTGNTCRSPMAESILRAEIKRRKIKFVDSASAGIFAENSLEIHPNSAACLTCHGIDFSKFHPRQLNHKMIENAYAVICMTDAQKELLNGFSNVYSIRDVAGFDIPDPFGRGAEEYQKTYELLLVAVDKIIEKFFTEA; the protein is encoded by the coding sequence ATGAAAAGAAGAAAAGTATTATTTATATGTACGGGAAATACTTGCCGCAGTCCCATGGCGGAATCGATCCTGCGCGCAGAGATAAAAAGACGGAAAATAAAATTCGTGGATTCCGCATCTGCAGGTATTTTTGCGGAGAACAGTCTGGAGATCCATCCGAACAGCGCCGCCTGCCTTACCTGTCACGGCATTGATTTTTCCAAATTCCATCCGCGCCAACTCAATCACAAAATGATCGAAAACGCGTATGCCGTCATCTGCATGACGGACGCACAAAAAGAACTTTTAAACGGTTTTTCCAACGTATATTCCATTCGGGACGTCGCGGGATTCGATATTCCGGACCCGTTCGGGCGGGGCGCGGAGGAATACCAAAAGACTTACGAACTTTTACTCGTAGCGGTCGATAAAATCATCGAAAAATTTTTCACGGAGGCTTGA
- a CDS encoding L-threonylcarbamoyladenylate synthase: MQTLLKKITPQSLKEAKEILLSGGAVAFPTETVYGLGADARSDDAVEQIFRIKGRPSDNPLIVHVHSDYDLSVLVKNVKPYVQALREAFLPGPLTLVYESRGTVSPKVSCGLETLAVRVPSHAGAQELLRYVDMPIAAPSANISKHVSPVTAEHVYADLAGKVPLILDGGQCSGGIESTVCDVTGDIPVVLRSGLISQEMIESVVGCCETYTLRAGEAARSPGMKYKHYSPRCRTKLFPSEALADAENCFREIVESGETCYILCENAVCERFPSDRVLDLGKNEFEMAANLYDLLRRGEREADVIVAIEPAKKDGVMAGVLNRLRKACAE; this comes from the coding sequence ATGCAGACGCTGCTGAAAAAAATCACGCCGCAGTCTCTGAAAGAGGCGAAAGAGATTTTACTTTCCGGCGGGGCCGTCGCTTTTCCCACCGAAACGGTGTACGGTTTGGGCGCGGATGCGCGCTCGGACGACGCAGTGGAACAGATTTTCCGAATCAAGGGCAGGCCGTCGGACAATCCGCTCATCGTACACGTGCACAGCGATTACGATCTGAGCGTACTCGTCAAAAACGTAAAGCCTTATGTGCAGGCGCTGCGCGAAGCCTTTTTGCCGGGGCCTTTGACTCTCGTGTACGAAAGCAGAGGCACGGTCAGTCCCAAAGTTTCCTGCGGGCTGGAAACGCTCGCTGTCCGCGTGCCTTCGCACGCGGGGGCACAGGAACTGCTGCGATACGTGGATATGCCGATCGCGGCGCCTTCCGCCAATATTTCCAAGCACGTAAGTCCCGTGACTGCGGAGCATGTGTATGCCGATCTCGCGGGCAAAGTACCGCTCATTCTGGACGGAGGGCAGTGCAGCGGCGGCATCGAGAGCACCGTTTGCGACGTGACGGGCGATATACCCGTCGTTCTGCGCAGCGGGCTTATCTCCCAAGAGATGATCGAAAGCGTGGTGGGGTGCTGCGAAACGTACACTCTCCGCGCGGGCGAAGCCGCACGTTCGCCCGGCATGAAATATAAACATTATTCCCCGCGATGCCGCACGAAATTATTTCCGAGCGAGGCGCTCGCCGATGCGGAAAATTGTTTTCGGGAAATCGTCGAAAGCGGCGAAACATGTTATATCCTCTGCGAAAATGCCGTCTGCGAACGGTTTCCGTCCGATCGCGTTTTGGATTTAGGCAAAAATGAATTTGAAATGGCAGCAAATCTCTACGATCTTCTGCGCCGCGGCGAGCGCGAGGCGGACGTGATCGTTGCGATCGAACCCGCAAAGAAAGACGGCGTGATGGCGGGTGTTTTGAACCGCCTGCGCAAAGCGTGCGCGGAATAG
- the dnaB gene encoding replicative DNA helicase — protein sequence MAKENENNEINKTSVMPNNLEAEQALLGCLLIDIDTQTDILDKLTEEDFYQESHKLIIGAMKRVFNERKPVDLVTLSDELENSQSLDKAGGLTYITDLAKLTPSAANYKYYLDIVKRDSVNRKLIRASKDIIERAMSGAEAAESVSYAESLVFDVSKKMDTSTLVDMREDDSYDRVLSKFETITTDKNALRGIYTGFTKLDKMTNGLQKSDFIVLAARPGVGKTTIGMNIVEHAALVENKVCAVFSLEMPRIQLAQRLMCSYARVSMSKALSGELSQGDWKNLWKASAALKKAKIYIDDSSKISPAEILSKCRRLKTRKDGLDMIMIDYIQLMEMGGRLIENRQQEIANITRNLKIMAKELDVPVLALSQLRRISSKEEPQLSDLRESGAIEQDADMVMFIHRPDVAATEEEIKSGKIIKDAADLIIAKHRNGELGRVKLRFRGDQVRYVNPPPGFLPDEPGEVGRDDVPETNDSEGFVDPDDVPFDYMAEYAVADAGSENGTDDDMPPFDDFPPDEE from the coding sequence ATGGCAAAAGAAAACGAAAACAACGAAATCAATAAAACGAGCGTAATGCCGAACAATCTCGAAGCGGAACAGGCGCTGCTGGGCTGTCTGCTCATCGATATCGACACGCAGACGGATATTCTCGATAAACTCACCGAAGAGGATTTTTATCAGGAATCGCACAAACTGATCATCGGCGCGATGAAACGCGTGTTCAACGAACGCAAGCCCGTCGATCTCGTAACGCTGTCCGACGAACTGGAAAATTCGCAATCGCTGGACAAGGCGGGCGGGCTCACCTATATCACGGATCTTGCGAAACTGACCCCTTCGGCTGCGAATTACAAATATTATCTGGACATCGTCAAGCGCGACAGCGTGAACAGAAAACTGATCCGCGCGTCAAAAGACATCATCGAACGCGCAATGAGCGGCGCGGAAGCGGCGGAAAGCGTATCGTATGCGGAAAGCCTCGTCTTTGACGTTTCCAAAAAGATGGATACTTCCACGCTCGTGGATATGCGCGAAGACGACAGTTACGACCGCGTACTGAGCAAATTCGAGACCATAACTACGGATAAGAATGCGCTTCGCGGCATATATACGGGCTTTACAAAGTTAGATAAAATGACGAACGGGCTGCAAAAATCCGACTTTATCGTTCTGGCAGCCCGCCCCGGCGTCGGTAAAACGACGATTGGCATGAATATCGTCGAGCACGCCGCGCTCGTGGAAAATAAGGTCTGCGCCGTTTTTTCGCTGGAAATGCCGCGTATCCAACTTGCCCAGAGGCTCATGTGCTCGTATGCGCGCGTCAGCATGTCCAAAGCGCTTTCGGGCGAACTTTCGCAGGGCGACTGGAAAAATCTTTGGAAAGCGAGCGCCGCTTTGAAAAAAGCAAAGATTTACATAGACGATTCATCGAAAATTTCTCCCGCCGAGATCCTTTCCAAATGCCGCAGATTGAAGACGCGCAAGGACGGGCTGGATATGATCATGATCGACTATATTCAGTTGATGGAAATGGGCGGCAGGCTCATTGAAAACAGACAGCAGGAAATCGCGAATATTACGCGAAATCTGAAAATCATGGCAAAAGAACTGGACGTGCCCGTTCTGGCGCTCTCGCAGCTCAGACGTATTTCTTCAAAGGAAGAACCGCAACTTTCCGACCTTAGAGAATCGGGCGCGATCGAGCAGGATGCGGACATGGTCATGTTTATTCACCGTCCCGACGTGGCTGCGACGGAAGAGGAGATCAAGAGCGGAAAGATCATCAAAGACGCCGCCGATCTCATCATTGCCAAACATCGTAACGGCGAGTTGGGACGCGTCAAACTGCGTTTCCGCGGCGACCAGGTCCGTTACGTCAACCCGCCTCCCGGATTTCTGCCCGACGAACCGGGTGAGGTCGGACGCGACGATGTGCCCGAAACGAACGATTCCGAAGGTTTCGTCGATCCGGACGACGTGCCTTTCGATTATATGGCGGAATACGCCGTCGCCGATGCAGGTTCCGAAAACGGAACGGACGACGACATGCCGCCGTTTGACGATTTCCCGCCCGACGAGGAGTAG
- a CDS encoding YcxB family protein has translation MVKAHYQNDLNEYKRFGIFHTLRARWWYIAMLSGLFLVCGAGLLALGILRGDAGIVSCAAICFVVACGFPFLNCYLQVSRIKQSVARNRNFNETEQHFTFSEEGLSLQIRIGNRASDYEVPYAQILKAYETNTNFYLYIGRAQALIINKKDVDEGSVDELCALLRKGLKKRFREKKKLRKS, from the coding sequence ATGGTCAAGGCACATTATCAAAATGATCTGAACGAATACAAGCGTTTCGGTATTTTTCATACGCTGCGCGCCCGTTGGTGGTATATCGCCATGCTGTCAGGGCTGTTTTTGGTGTGCGGAGCGGGACTTCTTGCGCTCGGTATTTTGCGCGGCGATGCGGGCATCGTCAGTTGCGCGGCGATCTGTTTCGTCGTGGCGTGCGGATTTCCCTTTTTAAATTGTTATTTGCAGGTCAGCCGCATCAAGCAGAGCGTGGCGCGCAACCGCAATTTCAATGAAACCGAACAGCATTTCACCTTTTCGGAAGAGGGACTCTCTCTGCAGATCCGCATCGGAAACCGCGCGAGCGATTACGAGGTTCCCTATGCGCAGATTTTGAAAGCGTATGAAACAAATACGAATTTTTACTTGTATATCGGCAGGGCGCAGGCTCTGATCATCAACAAAAAAGACGTGGACGAGGGGAGCGTGGACGAGTTGTGCGCGCTGCTCCGCAAAGGGCTGAAAAAGCGGTTCCGCGAAAAGAAGAAACTGCGGAAATCGTAA